From Polyodon spathula isolate WHYD16114869_AA chromosome 24, ASM1765450v1, whole genome shotgun sequence, one genomic window encodes:
- the LOC121298800 gene encoding leucine-rich repeat and immunoglobulin-like domain-containing nogo receptor-interacting protein 1, producing the protein MVAGEASVHSSLVACWQPILLLMLGTVLSGSATGCPARCDCNAQERSVLCHRKRLMNIPEGIPTETRLLDLSKNRIKTINPDEFAPFPHLEELELNENVISTIEPGAFNNLYGLRTLGLRSNKLKLIQLGVFTGLSNLTQLDISENKIVILLDYMFQDLYNLKALEVGDNDLVFISHRAFSGLTSLEQLSLEKCNLTSVPTEALSHLHSLIVLRLRHLNINVVRDYSFKRLYRLKVLEISHWPFLDTMTSNCLYGLNLTSLTITHGNLTTIPYVAIRHLVYLRFLNLSFNPIHTVEGDMLHELLRLQEFHLVGGQLATIEPYSFKGLNYLRILNVSGNYLSTLEESAFHSVGNLETLILDNNPLACDCRLLWVFRRRWRLNFNRQQPTCYAPEFVQGKEFKDFPDILLPNYFTCRKSRIRERKPQQVFVDEGHTVHFVCRADGDPAPVIRWVSPRKHLISAKTNGRLTVFPDGTLEVRYAQIQDNGTYACIASNAGGNDTVVAHLHVRSYSPDWPHQPNKTLAFISNQPNENGSNGTQGTVPFPFDIKTLIIATTMGFISFLGVVLFCLVLLFLWSRGKGNTKNNIEIEYVPRKSDAGISSSTADAPRKFNMKMI; encoded by the coding sequence ATGGTGGCCGGGGAGGCTAGCGTGCACAGCTCCCTGGTGGCTTGCTGGCAGCCCATTCTGCTGCTGATGCTGGGTACTGTCCTGTCAGGCTCAGCCACAGGCTGCCCAGCTCGCTGTGACTGCAATGCCCAGGAGCGATCAGTGCTGTGCCACCGCAAACGGCTGATGAATATACCTGAGGGTATCCCAACTGAGACACGCCTTCTGGACCTCAGCAAAAATCGCATCAAGACCATTAACCCAGACGAGTTTGCACCCTTCCCCCACCTGGAGGAACTGGAGCTCAACGAGAACGTCATCTCTACCATCGAGCCTGGAGCCTTCAACAACCTCTATGGCTTGAGGACTTTAGGGCTGCGCAGCAACAAGCTGAAGCTCATTCAACTGGGAGTTTTCACAGGGCTGAGCAACCTCACCCAACTGGACATCAGCGAGAACAAAATTGTTATACTGCTGGACTATATGTTCCAGGACCTTTACAATCTTAAGGCTCTGGAGGTGGGGGACAATGACCTGGTGTTCATCTCCCACCGAGCCTTCAGTGGCCTGACCAGCCTGGAGCAGCTGTCCCTGGAGAAGTGCAACTTGACCTCTGTCCCCACAGAAGCACTTTCCCACCTCCATAGCCTGATCGTGCTCCGGCTGAGGCACCTCAATATTAACGTGGTCAGGGACTATTCCTTCAAGCGGCTATACAGGCTCAAGGTCCTCGAAATCTCCCACTGGCCTTTCCTGGATACCATGACCTCTAACTGCCTGTATGGCCTCAACTTGACCTCCCTCACCATTACCCATGGTAACCTTACCACCATTCCTTATGTGGCTATCCGCCACTTGGTCTACCTGCGTTTCCTGAATTTATCCTTTAACCCAATCCACACAGTGGAAGGAGACATGCTCCATGAATTGCTTAGGCTCCAGGAGTTTCACTTAGTGGGTGGTCAATTGGCCACTATAGAGCCTTATTCCTTCAAGGGGCTGAACTACCTACGCATCCTCAATGTCTCAGGCAATTATCTGTCCACACTGGAGGAGTCTGCCTTCCACTCAGTGGGCAACTTGGAGACACTTATCCTGGATAACAATCCTCTGGCTTGTGATTGCCGTCTACTTTGGGTCTTCCGTCGTCGCTGGAGGCTCAATTTCAATCGGCAGCAGCCTACCTGCTATGCACCAGAGTTTGTCCAGGGCAAAGAGTTTAAGGACTTCCCAGACATACTCCTGCCCAATTATTTCACCTGCCGTAAATCCAGAATCCGGGAACGGAAGCCCCAGCAGGTGTTTGTGGACGAGGGTCACACTGTTCACTTTGTGTGCCGGGCAGATGGGGATCCAGCACCCGTGATAAGGTGGGTATCCCCTCGCAAGCACTTAATCTCAGCAAAGACCAATGGGCGCCTGACAGTGTTCCCCGATGGCACACTGGAGGTGCGTTATGCCCAGATACAGGACAATGGCACCTATGCTTGCATCGCCAGCAATGCGGGAGGCAACGACACTGTGGTTGCCCATTTACATGTCCGTAGTTACTCTCCAGATTGGCCCCACCAGCCCAACAAGACCCTGGCCTTTATCTCTAACCAGCCCAATGAGAATGGCTCCAATGGGACACAAGGCACAGTTCCCTTCCCATTTGACATCAAGACACTGATAATTGCGACCACCATGGGCTTCATTTCCTTCCTTGGGGTGGTGTTATTCTGCCTggtcctcctcttcctctggaGCAGGGGCAAGGGCAACACCAAGAACAACATTGAAATTGAGTATGTGCCCCGCAAGTCTGACGCTGGCATAAGCAGCAGCACAGCCGATGCGCCTCGCAAGTTCAATATGAAGATGATATGA